The Cyanobacteria bacterium GSL.Bin1 genome includes a window with the following:
- a CDS encoding DUF29 family protein, with product LLMRLVEHLLKLKYWESEIKNNRGHWEAEILNFRKQIKKELKASPSLKPYLFEIWNECYQDGREIAAARSQLPLETFPEQPIATLEQVLDQSWLP from the coding sequence TTTATTAATGCGTTTAGTTGAGCATCTTCTGAAATTAAAATATTGGGAAAGCGAAATTAAAAATAATCGCGGTCATTGGGAAGCCGAAATTCTCAACTTTCGCAAACAGATTAAAAAAGAATTGAAAGCAAGCCCTAGTCTTAAACCCTATTTATTTGAAATTTGGAATGAGTGTTATCAAGATGGACGAGAAATTGCTGCAGCGCGATCGCAGCTTCCTCTTGAAACCTTTCCTGAACAGCCCATTGCCACCTTAGAACAAGTCTTAGATCAAAGCTGGCTTCCCTAA
- a CDS encoding DUF29 family protein, giving the protein MFTESQPIKKSLYETDYNLWVLATVKQLENKEFNTVDWENLIEELSDLSRREKRKLKNLLRRVFEHLLKLNYWQAEVENNRGHWEAEIANFRKQMKDQLADSPSLKPYLEEIFAECYQDGREIAAARSRLPLETFPETPIATLEQVLDENWLP; this is encoded by the coding sequence ATGTTCACAGAATCACAACCCATCAAAAAAAGTTTATACGAAACTGATTATAACCTTTGGGTATTAGCAACCGTTAAACAGCTAGAAAATAAAGAATTCAATACGGTTGACTGGGAAAATTTAATTGAGGAATTATCCGATTTGAGTCGTCGTGAAAAAAGGAAACTCAAGAACCTTCTTAGAAGAGTATTTGAACACTTGCTGAAATTAAACTATTGGCAAGCCGAAGTTGAAAATAATCGTGGTCATTGGGAAGCAGAAATTGCCAACTTTCGTAAGCAAATGAAAGATCAACTGGCAGATAGTCCGAGTTTAAAACCTTATTTAGAAGAAATTTTTGCTGAGTGTTATCAAGATGGGAGAGAAATTGCTGCAGCGCGATCGCGCCTTCCCCTTGAAACCTTTCCTGAAACACCCATTGCCACCTTAGAACAAGTCTTAGACGAAAACTGGCTTCCCTAA